From the genome of Halostella limicola, one region includes:
- a CDS encoding flavodoxin domain-containing protein, with product MVSFLVYYGTGVGQTATIADRIVGVLTDRGHDATGVNAVEKPADLTVEEYDSVLVGASIHGGKHQQAVTDFVTANRDALSGRPTAFFQVSMSAATEEGKEQAAGYVEAFLDETEWHPDRIAQFGGALRFSGFGFLKRFVVKQVVKREMPGLDTSKDAEFTDWQAVEDFANDVAAFVEGRLGVPVPAANAGVGNAE from the coding sequence ATGGTTTCGTTCCTCGTATACTACGGAACTGGGGTAGGACAGACCGCAACTATCGCCGACCGTATCGTCGGTGTGCTCACCGATCGCGGACACGACGCGACCGGCGTGAACGCTGTTGAGAAGCCCGCTGACCTCACCGTCGAGGAGTACGACTCGGTACTGGTCGGCGCGTCCATTCACGGCGGGAAACACCAGCAGGCCGTCACAGACTTCGTGACTGCAAACCGAGACGCGCTCTCGGGTCGCCCGACGGCGTTCTTCCAGGTGTCGATGTCGGCGGCGACCGAGGAGGGAAAGGAGCAGGCGGCTGGCTACGTCGAGGCGTTCTTGGACGAGACCGAGTGGCACCCGGATCGGATCGCACAGTTCGGCGGCGCGTTGCGATTCTCTGGGTTCGGCTTCCTCAAGCGGTTCGTGGTCAAACAGGTCGTGAAGCGGGAGATGCCGGGTCTCGACACGTCGAAGGACGCCGAGTTCACCGACTGGCAGGCTGTCGAGGACTTCGCGAACGACGTCGCCGCGTTCGTCGAGGGGCGCCTGGGCGTCCCCGTACCGGCCGCTAACGCGGGAGTCGGGAACGCCGAATGA
- a CDS encoding halocyanin domain-containing protein produces MFDPGTEASVTSRGSDGLDGWFDDVDNYDGIVDRTGEDEVSVQVGSQANGGGFGFGPAAVSVSPGTTVVWEWTGEGGSHDVQADNGSFASQMTDEAGHSFAHTFDGTGTTKYYCMPHKAMGMKGAVVVE; encoded by the coding sequence GTGTTCGACCCCGGAACGGAGGCCAGCGTTACCTCGCGCGGGTCCGACGGCCTCGATGGCTGGTTCGACGACGTAGACAACTACGACGGCATCGTCGACCGGACCGGTGAGGACGAGGTCTCCGTACAGGTCGGGTCGCAAGCCAACGGCGGTGGGTTCGGATTCGGTCCCGCCGCCGTCAGCGTGTCACCCGGGACGACCGTGGTCTGGGAGTGGACCGGCGAGGGCGGGAGCCACGACGTTCAGGCCGACAACGGCTCCTTCGCCAGCCAGATGACCGACGAGGCCGGCCACTCGTTCGCCCACACCTTCGACGGAACCGGGACGACGAAGTACTACTGCATGCCCCACAAAGCGATGGGTATGAAAGGCGCCGTCGTCGTGGAGTGA
- a CDS encoding VIT1/CCC1 transporter family protein has translation MSKKRQLLRSLLGREDVVSISRRYFVSNGFDGTLTSVGVIVGAVLSGVPDGITVIKIGLGAAVGLGTSAVWSVWEIERAETKAEILRMEEAMLTDLGDTRVQREQRGARVIHATASGLGPLIGVLIPLVPFLFEGSVFSMAEAGVVGVILGIAVLAIFGAYMGSISGQRWYVSAIRMGLAGLVVAVINLFLPG, from the coding sequence GTGTCTAAGAAAAGACAACTTTTGCGGTCACTCCTCGGTCGAGAAGATGTCGTCTCGATCTCCCGACGATATTTCGTCTCGAACGGGTTTGACGGAACGTTGACGAGTGTGGGGGTCATCGTCGGCGCAGTCCTGTCGGGTGTGCCCGATGGGATCACAGTCATCAAGATAGGCCTCGGCGCTGCGGTTGGGCTAGGGACGTCTGCGGTCTGGAGCGTGTGGGAAATCGAACGCGCCGAGACGAAAGCAGAGATCCTGCGCATGGAAGAGGCGATGTTAACCGACCTTGGAGATACCCGCGTTCAGCGCGAACAGCGAGGTGCACGTGTGATCCATGCGACGGCGAGCGGTCTCGGTCCGCTGATCGGTGTTCTTATTCCGCTTGTCCCGTTTCTCTTCGAGGGATCCGTGTTCTCGATGGCGGAGGCGGGCGTCGTCGGGGTCATACTTGGGATCGCCGTCCTCGCCATCTTCGGCGCGTACATGGGCTCCATCTCCGGCCAGCGGTGGTACGTGTCGGCTATCCGGATGGGACTTGCCGGCCTGGTCGTCGCCGTGATCAACCTCTTCTTGCCCGGGTAG
- a CDS encoding cation-translocating P-type ATPase produces the protein MNWHARSLDEIYDELDTTPAGLDATTAGKRRERSGPNEITGEEGRGALAIFLAQFASALIWVLLVAAALSFAIGHVVDAVLIGGILLLNGVFGFVQEYRAEQSLEALRDMATPEITVRRDGDERSVDSTALVPGDVVVLQQGDVVPADARLVEAANMEVDEAPLTGESVPVEKTTGTVDTGTPLAERENMAYKGTNVTRGRGVAVVVETGMQTEVGEIATALVDAEDSRTPLQRDLDRLGRRLGIGVILLSTLVVALLLADGRGLVQAGLTAVSLAVAAVPEGLPAVVTLTLALGVRGMADENALVRTLPAVEALGAVDVVCTDKTGTLTEGEMQVRAAWVHDTVIEVGGNGADEATAEVRADAPTETEHGDTTTADTADGLAERLDRLFEIGAVCNDATKDSGDPTERALVAAAAERGIDVDRRREDRPRRDEVPFSSERKRMATIHDEVVYVKGAPEVVLERSTRVLTQAGPAELDESTTVDIEARIDEFAEGALRVLGLAYKDRDDAGGPEENLVFVGLQGLLDPPREEVRDAIADTNRAGIDVKMITGDNPATARAIASRVGIESDVMTGAEIEALDDAALRECVEAIDVFARAEPTHKVRILEALQANGSTVAMTGDGVNDAPALKNADVGIAMGVRGTDVAKQASDIVLLDDNYASIRAAIRRGRTIFDNIWKFVAYLLSANVAEVAIVFLASLFGYLILPAVQLLWINLLTDGLPALALGTDPGGDVMERDPRERDAGIIDGQMVGFIGGAGLIATVLLLGLMFYVIDGAPAVTPYAMTMVFTGLVVFEFVKLYVVRWTRRTPALSNVWLAAAVAASLGLQLAVLYTPLNEYFGTVPLGIADWALLGLVLLLGTPALVLVGWLVRRYAGSDHATTRSADGDDPQRTRAD, from the coding sequence ATGAACTGGCACGCACGTTCCCTCGACGAGATCTACGATGAACTGGACACGACGCCGGCGGGGCTGGACGCGACGACGGCCGGCAAGCGACGCGAGCGATCGGGGCCGAACGAGATAACGGGAGAGGAGGGACGGGGAGCGCTTGCGATCTTTCTCGCGCAGTTCGCAAGCGCACTCATCTGGGTGTTGCTCGTCGCGGCCGCCCTCTCATTTGCCATCGGTCACGTCGTCGACGCCGTCCTCATCGGGGGCATCCTGCTGCTGAACGGCGTGTTTGGGTTCGTGCAAGAATACCGTGCGGAACAGAGCCTCGAAGCTCTCCGCGACATGGCGACTCCGGAAATCACCGTCCGCCGTGACGGGGACGAACGGTCCGTCGACTCGACGGCGCTCGTCCCTGGCGACGTCGTCGTTCTCCAGCAGGGTGACGTCGTCCCAGCCGATGCGCGACTCGTCGAGGCAGCGAACATGGAAGTAGATGAAGCGCCGCTAACCGGCGAGAGCGTCCCCGTCGAGAAGACGACGGGAACGGTCGATACCGGGACACCGCTCGCCGAGCGGGAGAACATGGCCTACAAAGGAACAAACGTTACTCGCGGACGGGGGGTCGCCGTCGTCGTCGAAACGGGAATGCAAACGGAGGTCGGCGAGATCGCGACGGCGCTGGTCGACGCCGAGGACTCTCGCACTCCGCTTCAGCGCGATCTGGACCGGTTGGGACGCCGTCTCGGGATCGGCGTCATACTGCTGTCGACCCTCGTCGTCGCTCTACTCCTCGCCGACGGCCGGGGACTCGTTCAGGCCGGACTGACCGCTGTGTCGCTTGCGGTGGCCGCCGTCCCCGAAGGGCTCCCGGCAGTCGTCACGCTGACGCTAGCGCTTGGCGTCCGCGGGATGGCCGACGAGAACGCACTCGTCCGAACGCTGCCGGCCGTAGAAGCCCTCGGCGCCGTCGACGTCGTCTGTACAGACAAGACTGGAACACTGACCGAGGGGGAAATGCAGGTCCGGGCAGCCTGGGTCCACGACACCGTGATCGAGGTCGGCGGAAACGGAGCTGACGAGGCCACGGCCGAAGTGCGCGCGGACGCTCCTACCGAAACCGAACACGGCGATACGACCACCGCCGATACCGCGGACGGACTGGCAGAGCGACTGGATCGGTTGTTCGAGATCGGCGCCGTCTGCAACGACGCGACGAAGGATTCGGGCGATCCGACCGAACGGGCGCTCGTCGCAGCGGCGGCGGAGCGCGGCATCGACGTCGACCGTCGGCGCGAGGACCGCCCGCGGCGCGACGAGGTGCCGTTCTCCTCGGAGCGCAAGCGCATGGCCACGATCCATGACGAAGTCGTCTACGTGAAGGGCGCCCCGGAAGTCGTGCTCGAGCGGTCGACACGAGTGCTCACGCAGGCAGGACCCGCTGAACTTGACGAGTCGACGACAGTCGACATCGAAGCCCGGATCGACGAGTTCGCCGAGGGCGCGCTTCGAGTACTCGGGCTCGCGTACAAGGACCGGGACGACGCGGGCGGGCCCGAAGAGAACCTCGTCTTCGTCGGCCTGCAGGGGTTGCTCGACCCGCCACGCGAAGAGGTCCGCGACGCGATCGCCGACACGAACCGAGCGGGCATCGACGTGAAGATGATAACGGGGGACAACCCCGCGACGGCACGCGCGATCGCGTCCCGGGTAGGTATCGAGTCCGACGTGATGACCGGGGCGGAGATCGAGGCGCTCGACGATGCGGCGCTTCGCGAGTGCGTCGAGGCAATCGACGTGTTCGCCCGGGCTGAGCCGACTCACAAGGTCCGGATCTTGGAGGCGCTCCAGGCGAACGGCTCCACCGTGGCAATGACCGGCGATGGCGTCAACGACGCGCCGGCGCTGAAAAACGCCGATGTCGGCATCGCAATGGGTGTCCGAGGGACGGACGTCGCCAAACAGGCAAGTGACATCGTCTTACTGGACGACAACTACGCGTCGATCCGTGCCGCGATCAGACGCGGACGCACCATCTTCGACAACATCTGGAAGTTTGTCGCCTATCTGCTCAGCGCCAACGTAGCTGAGGTAGCGATCGTATTTCTGGCATCGCTGTTCGGGTACCTCATCCTGCCGGCCGTTCAGTTGCTCTGGATCAATCTCCTCACCGACGGTCTGCCGGCGCTGGCACTCGGTACTGACCCGGGTGGGGACGTGATGGAGCGGGACCCCCGGGAACGAGACGCTGGGATCATCGACGGTCAGATGGTGGGGTTCATCGGCGGGGCCGGATTGATCGCGACAGTCTTGCTGCTCGGCCTGATGTTCTATGTGATCGACGGCGCGCCAGCGGTCACGCCCTACGCGATGACGATGGTGTTCACCGGGCTCGTCGTCTTCGAGTTCGTCAAGCTGTACGTCGTCCGGTGGACGAGAAGGACACCCGCATTGTCAAACGTCTGGCTCGCCGCCGCCGTTGCGGCGTCACTGGGCCTCCAACTGGCCGTTCTCTACACGCCGCTGAACGAGTACTTCGGGACTGTCCCACTCGGCATAGCGGACTGGGCGCTACTGGGACTCGTACTCCTCTTGGGTACGCCGGCACTCGTACTGGTCGGGTGGCTCGTCAGGCGGTACGCCGGTAGCGATCACGCGACAACGCGTTCTGCCGATGGCGACGATCCACAGAGAACGCGCGCCGATTGA
- a CDS encoding MFS transporter, with translation MSTGTELKQGIREHLGQFSLHVLLVFATGLTIGSERTVVPVLGKDILGVESFLVIGSFVVSFGFVKALLNLYAGKWGEEYGRKPVLILGWATALPLPIILIFAPSWGWITVGNILLGINQALTWSMAINAKIDLAGPEQRGLAVGIDEAFGYTGVAVGAWITGVIAGQWNLRPEPFFFLAAVVGLAFLISIFLIKETVQYAQAEADDDHHDANLPFNDVLKRATYGDKTLFAAAQAGHIENFVDTLFWIAVPLYLTTQGLGIAAVGVVVGVHSAMYFLQIATGGLADRIGRRPPVIWGMFLAGAGVLGMVLVEGYLPWAVLAAISGLGMALLYPNLMTVPGDAAHPTWRSAGMGVYRMWRDSGYGVGAILIGLSMEFVNAEAAFYMTAVLMFISGAVVYVWMEETHPDFGTHEPPAPAPESPTDAVYED, from the coding sequence ATGAGTACGGGAACTGAACTCAAACAGGGAATCCGCGAACACCTCGGGCAGTTCTCACTGCACGTTCTGTTAGTGTTCGCCACCGGGTTGACCATCGGGTCGGAACGTACCGTCGTCCCCGTTCTGGGAAAGGACATTCTCGGCGTCGAGTCGTTCCTCGTTATCGGCTCGTTCGTCGTTTCGTTCGGGTTCGTCAAGGCACTACTTAACCTGTACGCTGGCAAGTGGGGCGAAGAGTACGGACGCAAGCCAGTCCTCATCCTCGGATGGGCAACGGCTCTTCCCCTCCCGATCATCCTTATTTTCGCCCCCAGCTGGGGCTGGATCACCGTCGGGAACATTCTGCTGGGTATCAATCAGGCGTTGACCTGGAGCATGGCGATCAACGCCAAGATCGACCTCGCAGGCCCCGAACAGCGCGGGCTGGCGGTCGGTATCGATGAGGCGTTCGGTTACACGGGCGTCGCCGTCGGTGCTTGGATAACGGGCGTTATCGCTGGGCAGTGGAACCTCCGGCCTGAACCGTTTTTCTTCCTCGCCGCCGTCGTGGGGTTGGCGTTCCTCATCTCGATTTTCCTGATCAAGGAGACTGTCCAGTACGCGCAGGCAGAGGCTGACGACGATCATCACGATGCAAATCTTCCGTTCAACGATGTCCTGAAGCGAGCGACCTACGGTGACAAGACGCTGTTCGCTGCCGCACAGGCTGGCCACATCGAGAACTTCGTCGATACGTTGTTCTGGATCGCCGTCCCGCTCTACCTTACGACTCAGGGACTGGGCATCGCCGCAGTCGGCGTCGTCGTCGGCGTCCACAGTGCGATGTACTTCCTTCAGATTGCGACCGGTGGACTTGCAGACCGTATCGGTCGCCGGCCGCCTGTCATCTGGGGGATGTTCCTCGCAGGTGCCGGCGTCCTCGGAATGGTACTCGTCGAGGGCTACCTTCCCTGGGCCGTCTTAGCTGCCATCTCCGGACTGGGCATGGCGTTACTGTATCCCAACCTGATGACCGTACCCGGCGATGCAGCCCACCCGACGTGGCGGTCGGCAGGCATGGGCGTCTACCGGATGTGGCGTGACTCCGGATACGGCGTCGGCGCGATCCTGATCGGGCTCTCGATGGAATTCGTGAACGCGGAAGCCGCGTTCTACATGACTGCGGTTCTGATGTTCATTTCGGGCGCAGTCGTGTACGTATGGATGGAGGAAACACATCCCGACTTCGGTACGCACGAACCACCGGCTCCGGCCCCGGAGTCACCGACGGACGCGGTATACGAGGACTGA
- a CDS encoding DUF211 domain-containing protein: MGNLRRVVLDILKPHDPPLLEFTEQLSAIDSVTGISSSLIELDQKVQNVKLTIEGEDLDYSAIEEEVSELGGTVHSIDQVAYGEYVVEERRTLQDG; encoded by the coding sequence ATGGGAAACCTTCGACGCGTAGTACTCGACATCTTGAAACCACACGACCCACCGCTTTTGGAGTTCACGGAACAGCTCTCGGCCATCGATAGCGTTACAGGGATATCGTCCTCGCTTATCGAACTAGACCAGAAAGTCCAGAATGTTAAGCTCACGATCGAGGGAGAGGACTTGGACTACTCCGCCATTGAGGAGGAGGTCAGTGAACTGGGTGGAACTGTCCACTCGATCGATCAAGTGGCTTACGGGGAGTACGTCGTCGAAGAGCGACGCACCCTGCAGGATGGTTAA
- a CDS encoding ABC transporter ATP-binding protein translates to MSETSRETTAQSAPLLTVDDVDYSFGAVSVLDGVSFEVPRRSITAVVGPNGSGKTTLAEIVAGLRRADSGEISLDARGERQVGYLPQTPRFRPAFSVEETLRFYADLLATPVDVGTVLDRVGLGDVRDRRVDALSGGMRRLLGLAQSFLGDPSLVILDEPTSGLDPRMTKQIFDVAAAQTDEGTAIFLTTHDLSYAADADRIVVLDNGSAVSYGTPAELLERTNTDSLSEAFLATVGPTPAVQTGTEEK, encoded by the coding sequence ATGAGCGAAACGAGTCGGGAGACGACCGCGCAGTCCGCCCCGCTCCTGACGGTCGACGACGTGGACTACTCTTTCGGCGCCGTGTCGGTGCTCGACGGGGTCTCGTTCGAGGTCCCGCGGCGGTCGATAACCGCCGTGGTCGGGCCGAACGGCTCCGGAAAGACGACGCTCGCGGAAATCGTCGCCGGGCTGCGCCGCGCCGACAGCGGGGAGATCTCGCTCGACGCCCGGGGCGAACGACAGGTGGGGTACCTTCCGCAGACCCCCCGGTTTCGCCCCGCGTTCTCGGTCGAGGAGACGCTCCGGTTCTACGCCGACTTGCTAGCAACTCCTGTCGACGTCGGTACCGTGCTCGACCGGGTTGGCCTCGGGGACGTACGTGACCGACGCGTCGATGCGCTTTCCGGCGGGATGCGGCGGCTGCTCGGTCTCGCACAGAGTTTTCTCGGTGACCCGTCGCTGGTCATCCTGGACGAGCCGACGAGCGGTCTCGACCCGCGGATGACGAAACAGATCTTCGACGTCGCCGCGGCGCAGACAGACGAGGGGACGGCCATCTTCCTGACGACACACGACCTGAGCTACGCCGCGGACGCCGATCGAATCGTCGTCCTCGACAACGGATCCGCAGTCAGTTACGGGACGCCCGCGGAGCTTCTCGAGCGAACGAACACCGACTCGTTGTCGGAGGCGTTCCTCGCCACCGTCGGGCCCACCCCGGCAGTACAGACCGGAACGGAGGAGAAGTGA
- a CDS encoding nitrous oxide reductase accessory protein NosL: MHSRHLAVAFSVLVVLGALPFAITPDTETGSVPFEQTKQTGLPDNVVREAESSDLVIPKAEVYYSQYRYVMGYYGVTSLVAALRTQEPEAFGSPTRIYVSDYAGIDLSLTDDGHLRAPPTAPTKWVRADEAYFVVGSNATIPTRDAAIVPFSTRTDAASFADRYGGEVRRWDATQRASTGRLGRSSADWREVVDQRRDRANATVARAEALRDRPVSVVVGRDAATVADAVEQAPPNTTVRVPSGTHRVDDLRVEKPLTIRGSGANETRLVGDGNGSVITAEAPRTAVADLAITGVGDNRSGRDRSVDVPVNESAWNYDIWKVHGYGDAAVVFDTAGGSLVSSVRMNTTSNGVVSRNSPGTAVTNLSLYGTKRWEDGFIGVVTLGGRAVVQDSEFYGGKVGVYAHESDGAVVRNASMEGMMVGVFDFYGIRTTVLDSSVEDTWNAVYVEHRSYGAVVAGNDLRNSRNGVLVTGQANYVADNVAVHNRNGISVHGQFSTYERNVLANNVRGVRVLSFYPTNTVTENDVLANERPAEIAGFNIQHVWRGNYWEGAPGIDGDGDGRLSRSYRATGAVDGRIGSVDGTPTLARSPAVTFLRELQQVLPGLRSGDIVDARPRASPTRPETVRWVESTYDGVGRHSDDDPWDFRM; the protein is encoded by the coding sequence ATGCACTCGCGTCACCTCGCTGTGGCGTTCTCTGTTCTCGTCGTTCTCGGGGCGCTCCCGTTCGCGATCACGCCTGATACCGAAACGGGGTCAGTCCCGTTCGAGCAGACCAAACAAACGGGGCTGCCGGACAACGTCGTCCGCGAGGCCGAATCTTCCGATCTCGTGATCCCGAAAGCGGAGGTGTACTACTCGCAGTATCGCTACGTGATGGGCTACTACGGCGTCACGTCGCTCGTCGCCGCGCTGCGTACCCAGGAGCCCGAGGCGTTCGGTTCGCCGACGCGGATCTACGTCTCCGATTACGCCGGGATCGACCTCTCGCTGACCGACGACGGCCACCTTCGGGCGCCGCCCACTGCGCCGACGAAGTGGGTCCGCGCGGACGAGGCGTACTTCGTCGTCGGGAGTAACGCCACGATCCCCACGCGCGACGCCGCCATCGTTCCGTTTTCCACCCGGACGGACGCCGCCTCCTTCGCTGACCGGTACGGCGGCGAAGTGCGACGGTGGGACGCAACGCAGCGGGCTTCGACCGGTCGTCTGGGGCGATCGTCGGCGGACTGGCGCGAGGTCGTCGACCAGCGACGGGATCGAGCGAACGCGACGGTAGCGAGGGCGGAAGCGTTGCGCGACCGTCCGGTTTCCGTCGTGGTCGGCCGCGACGCGGCGACCGTGGCCGACGCCGTCGAACAGGCGCCGCCGAACACGACCGTTCGCGTGCCCTCCGGAACGCACCGGGTCGACGACCTTCGGGTCGAGAAGCCTCTCACGATTCGCGGTTCGGGCGCGAACGAGACCCGCCTCGTCGGCGACGGGAACGGTAGCGTGATCACGGCCGAGGCCCCGCGAACGGCCGTCGCGGACCTGGCGATAACGGGGGTCGGCGACAACAGAAGCGGGCGCGACCGGTCCGTCGACGTCCCCGTCAACGAGAGCGCCTGGAACTACGACATCTGGAAGGTCCACGGCTACGGTGACGCGGCCGTCGTGTTCGACACCGCCGGGGGGTCGCTCGTCTCGTCCGTCCGGATGAACACGACGTCGAACGGCGTCGTCTCGCGCAACAGCCCCGGAACCGCGGTGACGAACCTCTCCCTGTACGGGACCAAGCGGTGGGAAGACGGGTTCATCGGCGTGGTCACGCTCGGGGGCCGGGCGGTCGTTCAGGACTCCGAGTTCTACGGCGGGAAGGTCGGCGTCTACGCCCACGAGTCCGACGGCGCCGTCGTCCGAAACGCGTCGATGGAAGGGATGATGGTCGGCGTCTTCGATTTCTACGGCATTCGGACGACGGTGCTCGATTCGAGCGTCGAGGACACGTGGAACGCCGTCTACGTCGAGCATCGCTCGTACGGCGCGGTCGTCGCCGGGAACGACCTCCGGAACAGTCGCAACGGCGTCCTCGTCACCGGGCAGGCGAACTACGTCGCGGACAACGTGGCCGTCCACAATCGGAACGGGATCAGCGTCCACGGGCAGTTCTCGACGTACGAACGGAACGTCTTGGCGAACAACGTCCGGGGGGTTCGCGTTCTCTCGTTCTACCCGACGAACACGGTGACCGAGAACGACGTTCTGGCGAACGAACGACCGGCCGAGATCGCCGGGTTCAACATTCAACACGTCTGGCGAGGGAACTACTGGGAGGGTGCGCCCGGCATCGACGGCGACGGCGACGGGCGGCTGTCGCGGTCCTACCGCGCGACCGGCGCGGTCGACGGCCGCATCGGAAGCGTCGATGGGACGCCCACTCTCGCCCGGTCGCCCGCGGTGACGTTCCTCCGGGAGTTACAGCAGGTCCTCCCGGGTCTCCGGTCCGGCGATATCGTCGACGCGCGCCCCCGCGCCTCTCCGACGCGTCCGGAGACCGTCCGGTGGGTCGAATCGACGTACGACGGCGTGGGGCGGCACTCGGACGACGACCCGTGGGACTTCAGGATGTGA
- a CDS encoding ABC transporter permease — MADAEHFATVLEREVTTLRRSRTIWLLAAAFFAIIVGIGAISETSGYVPLTLTLLMPVELLVPALTAAVGYRAVLADRERGETSVLQTYPLDAGSYVMGIYCGRLAWTLFVVAGSLLVAGATVSFASPPAAVLAEYSGLDSPVYYLRFVVLTTAFAAVFLALMVLLSTLARSARRGLVTALTLTVAVAIGLDLAILFGLTGGIIGESILPWYLALSPVSAYRGLVMTYVAAPVATTVVRPAAPLVSVLSLCLWAVTSLLAAAITAWTSSSHLAESA, encoded by the coding sequence ATGGCGGATGCAGAGCACTTTGCGACCGTCCTCGAACGCGAGGTGACGACGCTACGGCGGAGTCGGACGATATGGCTGCTCGCCGCCGCTTTCTTCGCGATCATCGTCGGTATCGGAGCCATCAGCGAGACCAGCGGCTACGTGCCGCTGACGTTGACGCTGCTCATGCCCGTCGAGCTTCTGGTCCCGGCGCTGACAGCGGCCGTCGGCTATCGTGCGGTGCTCGCGGACCGCGAGCGCGGAGAAACGAGCGTCCTGCAGACGTACCCACTCGACGCCGGCTCGTACGTCATGGGTATTTACTGCGGCCGGTTGGCGTGGACGCTCTTCGTCGTGGCGGGGTCGCTTCTCGTCGCCGGCGCGACGGTGTCGTTTGCGAGTCCACCCGCGGCGGTGCTGGCGGAGTATTCCGGGCTTGACTCGCCCGTCTACTACCTCCGGTTCGTCGTTCTGACGACCGCGTTCGCCGCCGTGTTTCTCGCGCTGATGGTCCTCCTGTCGACGCTGGCCAGGTCCGCGCGGCGCGGGCTCGTCACGGCGCTGACGCTCACCGTGGCGGTCGCTATCGGACTCGACCTCGCCATCCTCTTCGGACTGACCGGCGGGATCATCGGCGAAAGCATCCTGCCGTGGTACCTGGCGTTGAGCCCGGTCAGTGCGTACCGCGGTCTGGTGATGACGTACGTCGCCGCGCCCGTCGCGACGACGGTCGTCAGACCGGCGGCGCCCCTCGTGAGCGTCCTGTCCCTCTGTCTCTGGGCCGTCACGTCACTGCTGGCCGCCGCGATCACCGCCTGGACTAGCTCCTCACATCTCGCGGAAAGCGCTTGA
- a CDS encoding RNA-guided endonuclease InsQ/TnpB family protein, which produces MAVEDTRTYVGSIQNQRQVSDDLDSLGDSASKIWNVARWTVDRIWDATGEIPDEGTLKAYMKNQSCWKDLNAQSSQKVIEELSDAFQSWFDLRQNDPEANPPGYRKHGDTRPHSTVTFKADGFKHDPENNRVRLSKGSNLKESWSDFILCEYQTRPDVDLSEVNRVQNVRAVWNGDEWELHFVCKVELETTDSVGDEVAGIDLGIKNIATVVFPNGYVLYPGNTLKEDKHYFTRAEYDTEGENGPSEKSMWARRRLADRETHFYHALTDTIITECVERGVGTLAVSWPEDVRESDWGKTGNKKLHSWAFDRIYQYLEYKGEIRGVEVLKENEWDTSKTCSRCGDDTKSNRVERGLYVCSSCELVANADCNSAENMRQKITPSPHGVDRSNGCVAQPSICLFDRESGTFRTREQAVS; this is translated from the coding sequence ATGGCGGTTGAGGACACTCGCACCTACGTTGGTTCTATCCAGAACCAGCGACAGGTCAGCGATGACCTCGATTCGCTCGGAGATTCCGCCTCAAAAATCTGGAACGTCGCACGCTGGACAGTCGACCGCATCTGGGACGCAACCGGCGAAATCCCAGATGAAGGCACGCTGAAAGCGTATATGAAGAACCAGTCATGCTGGAAAGATTTGAACGCACAATCCAGTCAGAAAGTCATCGAAGAACTTTCTGACGCTTTCCAGTCGTGGTTCGACCTGCGACAGAACGACCCAGAGGCAAACCCGCCCGGCTACCGCAAACACGGCGACACTCGACCGCATAGCACGGTCACGTTCAAAGCAGACGGGTTCAAACACGATCCCGAGAACAACCGCGTCCGACTCTCAAAAGGCTCGAACCTCAAAGAATCGTGGTCGGACTTCATCCTCTGTGAGTACCAGACTCGCCCGGACGTTGACCTTTCGGAGGTCAACAGGGTACAGAACGTTCGTGCCGTCTGGAACGGTGACGAGTGGGAACTGCACTTCGTCTGCAAAGTCGAACTCGAAACCACCGACTCCGTAGGCGACGAAGTGGCAGGTATCGACCTTGGCATCAAGAACATTGCCACGGTCGTATTCCCCAACGGATACGTGCTGTACCCCGGCAACACGCTCAAAGAAGACAAGCACTACTTCACTCGAGCAGAGTACGATACTGAGGGGGAGAACGGGCCCTCGGAGAAGTCGATGTGGGCACGTCGGAGACTCGCGGACCGTGAAACGCACTTCTACCACGCGCTTACGGATACCATCATTACGGAGTGTGTTGAACGCGGTGTTGGCACGCTCGCGGTGAGCTGGCCCGAAGACGTGCGAGAATCTGACTGGGGCAAGACTGGCAACAAGAAGTTGCACTCGTGGGCGTTCGACCGCATCTACCAGTACCTCGAATACAAAGGAGAGATTCGTGGCGTTGAGGTGCTGAAGGAAAACGAGTGGGACACCAGTAAGACCTGTTCACGGTGTGGTGACGACACGAAGTCGAACCGTGTCGAACGCGGCCTGTACGTTTGCTCGTCGTGCGAGTTGGTAGCCAACGCGGATTGCAACAGTGCGGAGAACATGCGACAGAAGATAACTCCGAGTCCTCACGGTGTGGATAGGAGTAACGGCTGTGTGGCACAGCCATCGATATGCCTGTTCGACCGCGAGAGCGGGACGTTTCGGACGAGAGAGCAGGCCGTGTCGTAG